AAGTGGAACCTACTATAATTCAGTATTCTCCAAAATTAGAAGCAGCTATTTCTCAGATTGAACCTGATTTAGAATATATATTGCAAGGTCGCATGAATGCCCGCTGGTTAGCATTACGATTATTAGAAGGAGATAAAACTATTCTTGAATCAATGGAAGCATATTATTCAGAAGAAATTATAAAAGATATTAATGCTAAGTTAGAAGGTGAGGTGAAAGCAAGTGGAGTCCTATGATGTAGGACAATTAAAACTAATGATAGAAAAAGTAAATTATCTATTTGATAAGAGAGAGCAAGAAGATTTAAGAGATCAAATAGTTAAGGATATATACATTAATGCAGAAAAAATAGCAGAGAGTAATGTTAAGAAAGATCAAAAAGAAGGATTAAATTTAGAAGAGAGAATAGATAATATTCTAACTTCAAAGTGGTTAGGTTTTCCAGTCATGTTATTGGTATTAGGAGTCGTTTTTTGGTTAACTTTAGTAGGAGCTAACTATCCATCACAAATATTAGCTACTGGGCTTTTTTGGTTAGAAGATCGTTTAAATGATTTATTTATAGGAGTGGGAGCTCCAAATTGGTTGCGTGGTGTTTTGGTGATGGGAGTATATAGGACTATGGCTTGGGTAATAGCAGTTATGTTACCACCAATGGCTATCTTCTTTCCACTATTTACTTTAATGGAAGATTTAGGTTATCTACCCCGAGTGGCTTTTAACTTAGATAATTTTTTTAAAAAAGCCGGAGCCCATGGAAAACAGGCATTAACTATGAGTATGGGACTTGGCTGTAATGCAGCAGGTATTGTTGCAGCTAGAATTATAGAATCTCCTCGGGAAAAGTTCATAGCCATTTTGACTAATAATTTTGTTCCCTGTAATGGTCGTTTCCCAACATTGATTATTCTAGCTAGCATTTTTATGGGAAGTTTTGCAGGAAGTTTCTATAGTTCTTTGATAGCAGCTGCAGTGGTAGTCGGATTAGTATTAGTTGGAATTGTCACGACATTAATAGTTTCCTGGGGCCTCTCTAAAACTTTACTTAAAGGAGTGCCATCCTCATTTTCATTAGAGCTGCCACCTTATAGGAAACCTCAGTTAGGTAGAATTTTAGTCAGATCATTTTTAGATAGAACGCTCTTTGTTTTATGGAGAGCAGTAGTAGTTGCTGCACCAGCCGGAGGAATTGTCTGGATTTTAGCTAATATTCATATTGGTGGAGTAGATATCATTACACATTTGGCTAATTTAGTTGATCCCTTTGCAGTATTGTTAGGGTTAGATGGTTTTATCTTAATGGCGTTTATATTGGGCTTGCCGGCTAATGAAATTGTCTTACCAATTTTAATTATGAGCTATCTTTCAACAGGAGTAATGATTGAGCCAGAAAGTGCAGAAAGCTTAAGAAATATTTTAGTTTCTAATGGTTGGACTTGGGTAACAGCTTTATCAGCAATGTTATTTTCATTACTACATTTTCCATGTGGTACT
This region of Selenihalanaerobacter shriftii genomic DNA includes:
- a CDS encoding nucleoside recognition domain-containing protein, coding for MIEKVNYLFDKREQEDLRDQIVKDIYINAEKIAESNVKKDQKEGLNLEERIDNILTSKWLGFPVMLLVLGVVFWLTLVGANYPSQILATGLFWLEDRLNDLFIGVGAPNWLRGVLVMGVYRTMAWVIAVMLPPMAIFFPLFTLMEDLGYLPRVAFNLDNFFKKAGAHGKQALTMSMGLGCNAAGIVAARIIESPREKFIAILTNNFVPCNGRFPTLIILASIFMGSFAGSFYSSLIAAAVVVGLVLVGIVTTLIVSWGLSKTLLKGVPSSFSLELPPYRKPQLGRILVRSFLDRTLFVLWRAVVVAAPAGGIVWILANIHIGGVDIITHLANLVDPFAVLLGLDGFILMAFILGLPANEIVLPILIMSYLSTGVMIEPESAESLRNILVSNGWTWVTALSAMLFSLLHFPCGTTLLTIRKETGSIKWSGIALVITTVIAVIVTFAFNQLVHLLL